Part of the Zea mays cultivar B73 chromosome 4, Zm-B73-REFERENCE-NAM-5.0, whole genome shotgun sequence genome is shown below.
GAATCAGTACAGTATAAATGTATAATGCACAATGCAGGACAGGACACATCATGGTCATGGCACCGTAAGACTGAATTGACAGCTCCACAAGCAGATTCTTCGCCGATAACAGTATGGAAAAGTCTCTGTCAAGACTGCCTTTTGCGGATGCAAAGTTAATTGTTGATTGCAAGGTGTATGCATGGATGCATGGACGGGGATGGATGAAACGAATATGCGCTCACATTCAGCGTCGGTCTTGATCCAGTGGCCGCTCTTGCTGCCGTTgagctcgtcgtcgtcgtcgccgtcgatgGGAGAGGCGGCGCCGCCGAAGGAGGCCCGGCTGGCGCAGCAGCCGAACCCCGGCGCGCGCTGCTCCTTGAGGCACCGGAGCTTGGACGCCGCCGGCTCCGGCTTGTGGTAGGCGCCGCTGCCGCGCTTGCGGCTCTTCTTGGTCAGGTTCCGCGCCAGGGCCGCGCTCTCGGGGTACACTTTCCTGTGGAAGATCTGGAGGATCTGCAAACGGACAGAATCAATGCTTCTCTGTTTCAGAACTGCCTCGTCATATTTTTTTCAGGATTCGACAGAATGAAAAATTCACCATCTAGAATTAATGGCGCCAGTTATATGGAATGGGAAACGAGTAGAAGGTTGTTCAAATGATtaataaaaaaacaaaaaaaaaaacaaaactgtCCAGAGATTATCTTATAGGGATAATACATACATGCATGCACAGAATTAAAGATTGAATGATAAACAAAGTCCTGTCAGATCAAGTCCAATTGTTGAGTTGGATGCTAAGGATAACATGACAAATGCAATGAGCCATGAAGATAACACTTGACAAGAGATTGCAAACAAGAGGCCGTGTCAAACTCGCCAGCCCCACTTCTAACAACAACTTGACTCCTAGTGCTGGTTGGTGTGCCAGATCTATAACATATAAGTGGACGTCTCATCAAAAGGGTTGTCGGATATGATTGCTTAAGCTCTAGAGAAATCTCTCCCCCTTCCTGTTTTGGACATTACTTTGGTTTCGATATATACACTTGCTCGAAAGTAGTACAGATAAGCCATATATACATTGCCTTGGATAAACTAGCTAATTCCTTTATAagaagattttttttaaaaaaacacaCATAGGCAGTTCAAAAATTTGAATTTAACGAAATTCGGTTATGTGGGTGGTGGGCCGAATAAAAATACTTAAGTTTTGCATGACATAAATAAATGTGTTATGTAACTCTATACTTATATTctcaattatttatttatttatttattcctCTACTCAATACTCTCTCTGTCCAAAAATAAATCAATTTCTAATAATGTAGAAATTGATTTATTTAGGGACGAGAGATTATATATGTAGTCATAAACCATACTACTATTTTTCAGATTTATAAGTTTTATAAAACATTGCACTTCATGCATATGTCTTTAAAACTTTGGAACTTTTAGCTGGATTTTACAAATTTCAATATTTTTAGAGATGGCAAAAAAAATTCTAATACCAATATCAAAACACTGGTAAAGGGTGTGCATACTCTACATATGTAAATGCCCAGCACTTAATATATAAGATTATCAAGATATAGAAAAAGTTAAATATCATTTATGTGACATATAAAAAATCTTCTCTACAAACTACTAATCAAAATTTGAAGATTACAGTCATTGTGAGCTTTCTATAAGATGCACTTAAAGGAGAATGGAGAAGGTAGGAGGACATTCACGTGCAATTGATTGGTTTGAGTTGTGTTTTCTTTGACCTGCTTGATAGAACTGTATATCTTTGCAGTGTGCCAAATGGACCCAATGTTTATAGAGAACTTGAACCAATGAACCAAATTTAAAAGGTTGGTTCAATGTCAAAAATTTGTACATATATAGTAGATAATTATATTTCACTAAAAAAGCCCTCAAACACAGAATTAGAGAGATAATAAGAATAATTGTCTGACTAAGTGGAGTGTTCTCTGTGCATGGAAAGATTTTGGTGGGCTATAAATAATTAATCTAAAATTACAAAATAGATGCCTTTTGCATAAGTGGTTTTTTAGGTTAATCAATAAGAATGGGTTTTAGCAAAACCTTCTAAAAAAAGAAATAATTGTCCAACAAATCTCTTACATAGGTGCAACATAAGCCTAGGGATTCAAATTTTGGGGCAGGCCTTATGGAAGCTAAGGCAAAATTTCAAGCTTGTAGTAATTTTAAGGTGCAGAGTGATGAATAGGTGAGGTTTTAGATGGAGGTGGTTAGAAGACAAACCTTTTAGAGGAATTTATTATAATTTATATAAAACTGTGAGGCGAAAAGATGATAAGGTGGTAAATGTACTACAGATAGCATCACTTAATGTGTCCTTTAGGTGGGGATTAGTTATTGTCAATTGGAATGTCTAGCTTGACTTAGGGTCAAAAGTTGCACAAGATTGCCTCTCAAATAGGTAAGATATTTTTTATGGAACCTCAGGTAGAATGGTTTGTTTACGACCCCTCCTATATATAATATTATGATCTAATAAGGTGTTCTACTTGAGAAAAGCCGTATTTAAAAATAAAAAGTATCACTAAAAATTAAGATTTTCTTGTGGTATAAAAAAGGGTGACACCAGAAAGATAATTTAGCAAATAGAAATCAACAAAGAAGTGTTAAGTGTTGTCTTTGTAGTTCAGTTGAAACTATCCAACATTTATTCTTTACTAGCTTTGTTTTAGAGTAGTGACTGAAAATATCACTTTTAGAATTTAACCAATTACTAGCATTTGCTAAATTGTTTGGTTCTTAACGACGTTATGACTTCAACGGCGACCTGTGCTATAGCGTATAGTGAGGAGGAGCGTCCACTTTTTaaaggcttgttcggttaggagTAAATTAAAGAAGATGGAGAGGAAGAGGAATTGTAAAAGATGGAAGGCCTTAATAATGACAGTTTTTGTGAAGCTTGGGTTGAATCTATGCTTAGTTTTTTTTTCCTTGTACGTTGTGGTCATCTAGTTGGGCTAAACATTGTTTTCCACGATTGTTCGAGTCTTATGACCTTGGATTGTATTCTAACAATCAGTTGTGCTGGGGATGATAGAGGCAAGAATAAagttccattatctaaaaaaatcGATGGTCGTACCTTGTGAAACTTGCTCTTGGTCACTGTTGCACTCGCCTGCGCTCCGTCACCTCTGGGGACCTTTTCATCCTTTGCACTCCTCTTCTTCGTTGTCTTGTGGCCGCCGCCGCCTTTCCCTGCTTTCCTGTCGTCCCTTTCACCGCCAGCACCAATGTCCCCGCCGTCCTCACCTTCCTCGACGGCGACGAGCGCCACCTTCTCTTCGGCAAAGCGCGTGCGCATGAACAGCTCGCCGAGCGAGGTGCGCCGGCCGCCGTTGCTATCCCGCGGCTG
Proteins encoded:
- the LOC100193776 gene encoding protein LAZY 1 isoform X1, whose protein sequence is MKLLGWMHRKLRQNSNDVFKEFNNAAGGTCNCITGLAASDPATFLATANEYFTADNDFTNNHPSSPAADLFTFGGSGLLTIGTLGIAAVAVSADADEVDYDVDADADSDFDDNDDTAGDDEDQVDSAVTPTFTYAAPPPIEDATVVEKAAVAVVEAIAEKDDDTTTEDDLMVVSAELEKVLGGRNSGTAGDLVASARVSFAMGVDCPLQGFLFGSPVSDAESRLEQPRDSNGGRRTSLGELFMRTRFAEEKVALVAVEEGEDGGDIGAGGERDDRKAGKGGGGHKTTKKRSAKDEKVPRGDGAQASATVTKSKFHKILQIFHRKVYPESAALARNLTKKSRKRGSGAYHKPEPAASKLRCLKEQRAPGFGCCASRASFGGAASPIDGDDDDELNGSKSGHWIKTDAECERIFVSSIPVHASMHTPCNQQLTLHPQKAVLTETFPYCYRRRICLWSCQFSLTVP